The following are encoded together in the Serratia sp. UGAL515B_01 genome:
- a CDS encoding Ig-like domain-containing protein, translating to MKKRLLSKSKAIRKYFKKAKLYLSLSFANVTTQTLFPLGVLFTPAVMAEATERKRSASAAEQATANAASRLANILTSNDATKSAENLARGVTTSKGNQALEQWLSQFGSARVQLNLNDELTLNGSQADALFVLEDTPSALIFSQLGFRRNTEGNLTLNLGVGKRHFLVSQMFGYNLFLDRDVQGHHSRGGLGAEYMRDNLRLSTNTYLALEGWRDSKKRHGYNEKAANGFDVRAEGYLPSLPQLGGKLVYEKYFGDNVRLFGKDKFQPNPNAITFGVNYTPIPLVTFGVDHKKGTQGMQDTRFNLAFNYAFGRSLTKQIQASNVAAKRSMAGSRYELVDRNNEIVLQYQEQIQLSVSLPPMLQGTAGQTLSLQVKTTSKNGVARYEWDNSLLTAANGKMSGSGDNWQVTLPAYVPGGNNSYPLSLVVYDKAGNRSQVAQTQITVTGYGIDGMLATLQSAQATLPADSQSTTAVVLTLSDPNQQPVTGIAEQIQLTGQFEPQAPVSVPVQRRAARLSTQSISSAPGNTLSQAGSQEYTLSRVTESPENPGVYLATLTAGNVKGTINITTVVQGTALANATTTVTLVSSVPDVTIADNSLTAGNAGSTVADGTTSNPVSLPVVDANGNPVPDYEVTFTVTKPDGTQENVTVKTDANGMATLPVTSDQAGTVTVTTSVGGKDVSVELGFIADSSSATIADNSLTAGNPGSTVADGKASNPVTLPVVDANGNPVPNYEVTFTVTKPDGTQENVTVKTDANGMATLPVTSDQAGTVTVTTSVGGKDVSVELGFTADSSTATVADNSLTAGNPGSTVADGKASNPVTLPVVDANGNPVPDYEVTFTVTQPDGSDSTVTVKTDANGMATLPVTSDQAGTVTVTTSVGGKDVSVELGFTADSSTATVADNSLTAGNVGSTVADGKASNPVTLPVVDANGNPVPDYEVTFTVTQPDGSDSTVTVKTDANGMATLPVTSDQAGTVTVTTSVGGKDVSVELGFTADSSTATVADNSLTAGNAGSTVADGKTSNPVTLPVVDANGNPVPDYEVTFTVTQPDGSDSTVTVKTDANGVATLPVTSEQAGTVTVTTSVGGKDVSVELGFTADSSTATVADNSLTAGNPGSTVADGKASNPVTLPVVDANGNPVPDYEVTFTVTQPDGSDSTVTVKTDANGMATLPVTSDQAGTVTVTTSVGGKDVSVGLDFIADSSSATIADNSLTAGNPGSTVADGKASNPVTLPVVDANGNPVPDYEVTFTVTKPDGTQENVTVKTDTNGVATRLVTSDQAGTVTVTTSVGGKDVSVELGFTADSSTATVADNSLTAGNPGSTVADGKASNPVTLPVVDANGNPVPNYEVTFTVTKPDGTQENVTVKTDANGMATLPVTSDQAGTVTVTTSVGGKDVSVELGFTADSSTATVADNSLTAGNPGSTVADGKASNPVTLPVVDANGNPVPDYEVTFTVTQPDGSDSTVTVKTDANGMATLPVTSDQAGTVTVTTSVGGKDVSVELGFTADSSTATVADNSLTAGNVGSTVADGKASNPVTLPVVDANGNPVPDYEVTFTVTQPDGSDSTVTVKTDANGMATLPVTSDQAGTVTVTTSVGGKDVSVELGFTADSSTATVADNSLTAGNAGSTVADGKTSNPVTLPVVDANGNPVPDYEVTFTVTQPDGSDSTVTVKTDANGVATLPVTSEQAGTVTVTTSVGGKDVSVELGFTADSSTATVADNSLTAGNPGSTVADGKASNPVTLPVVDANGNPVPDYEVTFTVTQPDGSDSTVTVKTDANGMATLPVTSDQAGTVTVTTSVGGKDVSVGLDFIADSSSATIADNSLTAGNPGSTVADGKASNPVTLPVVDANGNPVPDYEVTFTVTKPDGTQENVTVKTDTNGVATRLVTSDQAGTVTVTTSVGGKDVSVELGFTADSSTATVADNSLTAGNPGSTVADGKASNPVTLPVVDANGNPVPNYEVTFTVTKPDGTQENVTVKTDANGMATLPVTSDQAGTVTVTTSVGGKDVSVELGFTADSSTATVADNSLTAGNPGSTVADGKASNPVTLPVVDANGNPVPDYEVTFTVTQPDGSDSTVTVKTDANGMATLPVTSDQAGTVTVTTSVGGKDVSVELGFTADSSTATVADNSLTAGNVGSTVADGKASNPVTLPVVDANGNPVPDYEVTFTVTQPDGSDSTVTVKTDANGMATLPVTSDQAGTVTVTTSVGGKDVSVELGFTADSSTATVADNSLTAGNAGSTVADGKTSNPVTLPVVDANGNPVPDYEVTFTVTQPDGSDSTVTVKTDANGVATLPVTSEQAGTVTVTTSVGGKDVSVELGFTADSSTATVADNSLTAGNPGSTVADGKASNPVTLPVVDANGNPVPDYEVTFTVTQPDGSDSTVTVKTDANGMATLPVTSDQAGTVTVTTSVGGKDVSVELGFTADSSTATVADNSLTAGNAGSTVADGKTSNPVTLPVVDANGNPVPDYEVTFTVTQPDGSDSTVTVKTDANGMATLPVTSDQAGTVTVTTSVGGKDVSVGLDFIADSSSATIADNSLTAGNAGSTVADGKASNPVTLPVVDANGNPVPDYEVTFTVTQPDGTQENVTVKTDANGVATLPVTSEQAGTVTVTTSVGGKDVSVGLDFIADSSSATIADNSLTTGNAGSTVADGKASNPVTLPVVDANGNPIPDYEVTFTVTQPDGSDSTVTVKTDANGMATLPVTSDQAGTVSVTTSVGGKDVSVELGFTADSSTATVADNSLTAGNPGSTVADGKASNPVTLPVVDANGNPVPNYEVTFTVTKPDGTQENVTVKTDTNGVATRLVTSDQAGTVTVTTSVGGKDVSVELGFTADSSTATVADNSLTAGNAGSTVADGKASNPVTLPVVDANGNPVPDYEVTFTVTQPDGSDSTVTVKTDANGMATLPVTSDQAGTVTVTTSVGGKDVSVELGFTADSSTATVADNSLTAGNPGSTVADGKASNPVTLPVVDANGNPVPDYEVTFTVTQPDGSDSTVTVKTDANGMATLPVTSDQAGTVTVTTSVGGKDVSVELGFTADSSSATIADNSLTTGNAGSTVADGKASNPVTLPVVDANGNPVPDYEVTFTVTQPDGTQENVTVKTDANGMATLPVTSDQAGTVTVTTSVGGKDVSVELGFTADSSTATVADNSLTAGNPGSTVADGKASNPVTLPVVDANGNPVPNYEVTFTVTQPDGTQENVTVKTDTGGIATLPVTSDQAGTVTVTTSVGGKDVSVELGFIADSSTPTVTDSAMTVSNTGYTLADSKSSNNVTLLVTDANGNPLPNYEVTFTTTSVAGVPSNNALKTDVNGQATLAITSGSAGTVTVSAKVGERNTSVKVSFVSFELSPANKKIAEKSSYQLSLYLIDGKGNNTLIKNGITWSSANTGIATVNSAGIISAVASGSANIKATGTYEGMKFDVNTSLEVLPLVYSKAYGAARTGDQQGTLIIQAPDYFIPMTCGWLVANMGGVGGNGPTKIDVDNTDMLAKIKIFSGYSSGWGGIVIGRLVFVYKDGTSVTCGSNPQGDIPTLTEEEFVIKDGYTIQGYEVYGSKVIHQVKFITAYSG from the coding sequence ATGAAAAAACGTCTCCTTTCAAAATCTAAAGCCATCAGAAAATATTTTAAAAAAGCAAAGCTTTACCTTTCATTATCCTTTGCTAACGTTACTACGCAAACCTTATTTCCACTGGGCGTCCTGTTTACCCCCGCCGTCATGGCGGAAGCCACGGAGAGAAAACGTTCGGCTTCCGCTGCGGAACAAGCCACAGCAAATGCAGCCTCCCGCTTGGCCAACATACTCACCAGTAACGATGCGACAAAATCGGCTGAAAACCTCGCTCGGGGGGTCACCACCAGCAAAGGTAACCAAGCATTAGAGCAATGGCTGAGCCAGTTTGGCAGTGCCAGAGTGCAGTTGAACCTTAACGATGAACTGACGCTGAATGGCAGCCAGGCGGATGCCCTTTTTGTCCTCGAAGATACCCCCAGCGCCCTTATTTTCAGCCAGTTAGGGTTCCGTAGAAATACGGAGGGTAACCTTACCTTGAACCTGGGGGTGGGAAAACGCCATTTTCTTGTCAGCCAGATGTTCGGCTACAACCTGTTTCTCGACCGCGATGTTCAGGGGCATCATTCCCGCGGTGGGTTAGGGGCTGAATACATGCGCGATAACCTGCGGCTCTCCACGAATACCTATCTGGCCCTGGAGGGTTGGCGGGATTCCAAAAAACGCCATGGATACAATGAAAAAGCGGCCAACGGTTTTGATGTACGTGCTGAAGGGTATCTCCCCTCACTACCTCAATTAGGCGGTAAATTAGTCTACGAGAAATATTTTGGCGATAATGTCAGGCTGTTCGGCAAAGATAAATTCCAGCCTAACCCCAATGCCATCACCTTTGGCGTCAATTATACCCCTATCCCCCTGGTAACATTCGGCGTTGACCATAAGAAAGGCACTCAAGGGATGCAGGACACCCGGTTTAATCTTGCGTTTAATTATGCTTTTGGTCGGTCTCTCACAAAACAGATCCAGGCGTCGAATGTCGCCGCCAAGCGCAGCATGGCGGGTAGCCGTTATGAGCTGGTCGATCGTAATAATGAAATCGTCTTGCAGTATCAGGAACAAATTCAACTCAGCGTCTCACTGCCTCCCATGCTGCAGGGAACGGCCGGGCAGACCCTCTCATTACAGGTCAAAACCACCAGTAAGAATGGGGTGGCACGCTATGAATGGGATAACAGCCTGTTGACCGCCGCTAACGGCAAAATGAGCGGTAGCGGGGATAACTGGCAGGTCACCCTGCCTGCTTACGTTCCTGGCGGCAACAACAGTTATCCACTCAGTCTGGTGGTCTACGATAAAGCCGGTAACCGATCCCAGGTGGCCCAGACACAGATCACCGTAACAGGGTATGGGATTGATGGCATGCTGGCGACCTTGCAGTCTGCCCAGGCGACATTGCCTGCCGACAGCCAATCAACCACGGCGGTTGTCCTGACCTTGAGCGACCCGAATCAACAACCCGTTACGGGCATTGCAGAACAGATCCAACTGACGGGTCAGTTCGAACCTCAAGCGCCGGTGTCGGTACCTGTTCAGCGCCGAGCAGCACGTCTCAGTACACAGAGCATATCAAGTGCTCCAGGCAACACGTTAAGCCAAGCGGGCTCACAAGAATATACCCTAAGCCGCGTGACGGAATCCCCCGAAAACCCAGGAGTCTACCTGGCTACGTTAACCGCAGGTAATGTGAAGGGGACCATCAATATTACTACCGTCGTACAAGGTACAGCTCTGGCTAATGCGACAACCACAGTGACGCTGGTTTCCAGCGTACCTGATGTGACCATTGCCGATAACAGCCTGACCGCCGGCAACGCCGGTAGCACCGTGGCCGACGGCACCACCAGCAACCCGGTCAGCCTGCCGGTGGTGGATGCGAACGGCAACCCGGTGCCGGACTATGAGGTCACCTTTACCGTGACGAAACCGGACGGCACGCAAGAGAACGTCACCGTCAAAACCGATGCCAACGGGATGGCTACCCTGCCGGTCACCAGCGACCAGGCGGGCACCGTCACGGTCACCACCTCCGTCGGCGGCAAAGACGTCAGCGTCGAGCTGGGCTTTATTGCCGACAGCAGCAGCGCGACGATTGCCGATAACAGCCTGACCGCCGGCAACCCGGGCAGTACCGTCGCCGACGGCAAGGCCAGCAATCCGGTCACCCTGCCGGTGGTCGATGCGAACGGTAACCCGGTGCCGAACTATGAGGTCACCTTTACCGTGACGAAACCGGACGGCACGCAAGAGAACGTCACCGTCAAAACCGATGCCAACGGGATGGCTACCCTGCCGGTCACCAGCGACCAGGCGGGCACCGTCACGGTCACCACCTCCGTCGGCGGCAAAGACGTCAGCGTCGAGCTGGGCTTCACCGCCGACAGCAGCACCGCCACCGTGGCCGACAACAGCCTGACCGCGGGTAACCCGGGCAGTACCGTCGCCGACGGCAAGGCCAGTAACCCGGTCACCCTGCCGGTGGTCGATGCCAACGGCAACCCGGTCCCGGACTATGAGGTCACCTTTACCGTCACCCAGCCGGACGGCAGCGACAGCACCGTCACCGTCAAAACCGATGCCAACGGGATGGCTACCCTGCCGGTCACCAGTGACCAGGCGGGCACCGTCACCGTCACCACCTCCGTCGGCGGCAAGGACGTCAGCGTCGAGCTGGGCTTCACCGCCGACAGCAGCACCGCCACCGTGGCCGACAACAGCCTGACCGCCGGCAATGTCGGCAGCACCGTGGCCGACGGCAAGGCCAGCAATCCGGTCACCCTGCCGGTGGTGGACGCCAACGGCAACCCGGTGCCGGACTATGAGGTCACCTTTACCGTCACCCAGCCGGACGGCAGCGACAGCACCGTCACGGTGAAAACCGATGCCAACGGGATGGCTACCCTGCCGGTCACCAGTGACCAGGCGGGCACCGTCACCGTCACCACCTCCGTCGGCGGCAAGGACGTCAGCGTCGAGCTGGGCTTCACCGCCGACAGCAGCACCGCCACCGTGGCCGACAACAGCCTCACCGCCGGTAACGCCGGCAGCACCGTCGCCGACGGCAAAACCAGTAACCCGGTCACCCTGCCGGTGGTGGACGCCAACGGCAACCCGGTCCCGGACTATGAGGTCACCTTTACCGTCACCCAGCCGGACGGCAGCGACAGCACCGTCACCGTCAAAACCGATGCCAATGGCGTTGCCACCCTGCCGGTCACCAGCGAGCAGGCGGGCACCGTCACGGTCACCACCTCCGTCGGCGGCAAGGACGTCAGCGTCGAGCTGGGCTTCACCGCCGACAGCAGCACCGCCACCGTGGCCGACAACAGCCTCACCGCCGGTAACCCGGGCAGTACCGTCGCCGACGGCAAAGCCAGCAATCCGGTCACCCTGCCGGTGGTGGACGCCAACGGCAACCCGGTCCCGGACTATGAGGTCACCTTTACCGTCACCCAGCCGGACGGCAGCGACAGCACCGTCACGGTGAAAACCGATGCCAACGGGATGGCTACCCTGCCGGTCACCAGTGACCAGGCGGGCACCGTCACCGTCACCACCTCCGTGGGGGGCAAGGATGTCAGCGTTGGCCTCGACTTTATTGCCGACAGCAGCAGCGCGACGATTGCCGACAACAGCCTCACCGCCGGCAACCCGGGCAGTACCGTCGCCGACGGCAAGGCCAGCAATCCGGTCACCCTGCCGGTGGTCGATGCCAACGGCAACCCGGTCCCGGACTATGAGGTCACCTTTACCGTGACGAAACCGGACGGCACGCAAGAGAACGTCACGGTGAAAACCGATACTAACGGCGTTGCCACCCGCCTGGTCACCAGTGACCAGGCGGGCACCGTCACCGTCACCACCTCCGTCGGCGGCAAGGACGTCAGCGTCGAGCTGGGCTTCACCGCCGACAGCAGCACCGCCACCGTGGCCGACAACAGCCTGACCGCCGGCAACCCGGGCAGTACCGTCGCCGACGGCAAGGCCAGCAATCCGGTCACCCTGCCGGTGGTCGATGCGAACGGTAACCCGGTGCCGAACTATGAGGTCACCTTTACCGTGACGAAACCGGACGGCACGCAAGAGAACGTCACCGTCAAAACCGATGCCAACGGGATGGCTACCCTGCCGGTCACCAGCGACCAGGCGGGCACCGTCACGGTCACCACCTCCGTCGGCGGCAAAGACGTCAGCGTCGAGCTGGGCTTCACCGCCGACAGCAGCACCGCCACCGTGGCCGACAACAGCCTGACCGCGGGTAACCCGGGCAGTACCGTCGCCGACGGCAAGGCCAGTAACCCGGTCACCCTGCCGGTGGTCGATGCCAACGGCAACCCTGTCCCGGACTATGAGGTCACCTTTACCGTCACCCAGCCGGACGGCAGCGACAGCACCGTCACCGTCAAAACCGATGCCAACGGGATGGCTACCCTGCCGGTCACCAGTGACCAGGCGGGCACCGTCACCGTCACCACCTCCGTCGGCGGCAAGGACGTCAGCGTCGAGCTGGGCTTCACCGCCGACAGCAGCACCGCCACCGTGGCCGACAACAGCCTGACCGCCGGCAATGTCGGCAGCACCGTGGCCGACGGCAAGGCCAGCAATCCGGTCACCCTGCCGGTGGTGGACGCCAACGGCAACCCGGTGCCGGACTATGAGGTCACCTTTACCGTCACCCAGCCGGACGGCAGCGACAGCACCGTCACGGTGAAAACCGATGCCAACGGGATGGCTACCCTGCCGGTCACCAGTGACCAGGCGGGCACCGTCACCGTCACCACCTCCGTCGGCGGCAAGGACGTCAGCGTCGAGCTGGGCTTCACCGCCGACAGCAGCACCGCCACCGTGGCCGACAACAGCCTCACCGCCGGTAACGCCGGCAGCACCGTCGCCGACGGCAAAACCAGTAACCCGGTCACCCTGCCGGTGGTGGACGCCAACGGCAACCCGGTCCCGGACTATGAGGTCACCTTTACCGTCACCCAGCCGGACGGCAGCGACAGCACCGTCACCGTCAAAACCGATGCCAATGGCGTTGCCACCCTGCCGGTCACCAGCGAGCAGGCGGGCACCGTCACGGTCACCACCTCCGTCGGCGGCAAGGACGTCAGCGTCGAGCTGGGCTTCACCGCCGACAGCAGCACCGCCACCGTGGCCGACAACAGCCTCACCGCCGGTAACCCGGGCAGTACCGTCGCCGACGGCAAAGCCAGCAATCCGGTCACCCTGCCGGTGGTGGACGCCAACGGCAACCCGGTCCCGGACTATGAGGTCACCTTTACCGTCACCCAGCCGGACGGCAGCGACAGCACCGTCACGGTGAAAACCGATGCCAACGGGATGGCTACCCTGCCGGTCACCAGTGACCAGGCGGGCACCGTCACCGTCACCACCTCCGTGGGGGGCAAGGATGTCAGCGTTGGCCTCGACTTTATTGCCGACAGCAGCAGCGCGACGATTGCCGACAACAGCCTCACCGCCGGCAACCCGGGCAGTACCGTCGCCGACGGCAAGGCCAGCAATCCGGTCACCCTGCCGGTGGTCGATGCCAACGGCAACCCGGTCCCGGACTATGAGGTCACCTTTACCGTGACGAAACCGGACGGCACGCAAGAGAACGTCACGGTGAAAACCGATACTAACGGCGTTGCCACCCGCCTGGTCACCAGTGACCAGGCGGGCACCGTCACCGTCACCACCTCCGTCGGCGGCAAAGACGTCAGCGTCGAGCTGGGCTTCACCGCCGACAGCAGCACCGCCACCGTGGCCGACAACAGCCTGACCGCCGGCAACCCGGGCAGTACCGTCGCCGACGGCAAAGCCAGCAATCCGGTCACCCTGCCGGTGGTCGATGCGAACGGTAACCCGGTGCCGAACTATGAGGTCACCTTTACCGTGACGAAACCGGACGGCACGCAAGAGAACGTCACCGTCAAAACCGATGCCAACGGGATGGCTACCCTGCCGGTCACCAGCGACCAGGCGGGCACCGTCACGGTCACCACCTCCGTCGGCGGCAAAGACGTCAGCGTCGAGCTGGGCTTCACCGCCGACAGCAGCACCGCCACCGTGGCCGACAACAGCCTGACCGCGGGTAACCCGGGCAGTACCGTCGCCGACGGCAAGGCCAGTAACCCGGTCACCCTGCCGGTGGTCGATGCCAACGGCAACCCGGTCCCGGACTATGAGGTCACCTTTACCGTCACCCAGCCGGACGGCAGCGACAGCACCGTCACCGTCAAAACCGATGCCAACGGGATGGCTACCCTGCCGGTCACCAGTGACCAGGCGGGCACCGTCACCGTCACCACCTCCGTCGGCGGCAAGGACGTCAGCGTCGAGCTGGGCTTCACCGCCGACAGCAGCACCGCCACCGTGGCCGACAACAGCCTGACCGCCGGCAATGTCGGCAGCACCGTGGCCGACGGCAAGGCCAGCAATCCGGTCACCCTGCCGGTGGTGGACGCCAACGGCAACCCGGTGCCGGACTATGAGGTCACCTTTACCGTCACCCAGCCGGACGGCAGCGACAGCACCGTCACGGTGAAAACCGATGCCAACGGGATGGCTACCCTGCCGGTCACCAGTGACCAGGCGGGCACCGTCACCGTCACCACCTCCGTCGGCGGCAAGGACGTCAGCGTCGAGCTGGGCTTCACCGCCGACAGCAGCACCGCCACCGTGGCCGACAACAGCCTCACCGCCGGTAACGCCGGCAGCACCGTCGCCGACGGCAAAACCAGTAACCCGGTCACCCTGCCGGTGGTGGACGCCAACGGCAACCCGGTCCCGGACTATGAGGTCACCTTTACCGTCACCCAGCCGGACGGCAGCGACAGCACCGTCACCGTCAAAACCGATGCCAATGGCGTTGCCACCCTGCCGGTCACCAGCGAGCAGGCGGGCACCGTCACGGTCACCACCTCCGTCGGCGGCAAGGACGTCAGCGTCGAGCTGGGCTTCACCGCCGACAGCAGCACCGCCACCGTGGCCGACAACAGCCTCACCGCCGGTAACCCGGGCAGTACCGTCGCCGACGGCAAAGCCAGCAATCCGGTCACCCTGCCGGTGGTGGACGCCAACGGCAACCCGGTCCCGGACTATGAGGTCACCTTTACCGTCACCCAGCCGGACGGCAGCGACAGCACCGTCACGGTGAAAACCGATGCCAACGGGATGGCTACCCTGCCGGTCACCAGTGACCAGGCGGGCACCGTCACCGTCACCACCTCCGTCGGCGGCAAGGACGTCAGCGTCGAGCTGGGCTTCACCGCCGACAGCAGCACCGCCACCGTGGCCGACAACAGCCTCACCGCCGGTAACGCCGGCAGCACCGTCGCCGACGGCAAAACCAGTAACCCGGTCACCCTGCCGGTGGTGGACGCCAACGGCAACCCGGTCCCGGACTATGAGGTCACCTTTACCGTCACCCAGCCGGACGGCAGCGACAGCACCGTCACGGTGAAAACCGATGCCAACGGGATGGCTACCCTGCCGGTCACCAGTGACCAGGCGGGCACCGTGACCGTCACCACCTCCGTGGGGGGCAAGGATGTCAGCGTTGGCCTCGACTTTATTGCCGACAGCAGCAGCGCGACGATTGCCGATAACAGCCTCACCGCCGGCAATGCCGGCAGCACCGTCGCCGACGGCAAGGCCAGTAACCCGGTCACCCTGCCGGTGGTCGATGCGAACGGTAACCCGGTGCCGGACTATGAAGTCACCTTTACCGTCACCCAGCCGGACGGCACGCAAGAGAACGTCACGGTGAAAACCGATGCCAATGGCGTTGCCACCCTGCCGGTCACCAGCGAGCAGGCGGGCACCGTCACGGTCACCACCAGCGTCGGCGGCAAAGACGTCAGCGTCGGTCTCGACTTTATTGCCGACAGCAGCAGCGCGACGATTGCCGATAACAGCCTGACCACCGGCAATGCCGGCAGCACCGTCGCCGACGGTAAAGCCAGCAACCCGGTCACGCTGCCGGTGGTGGACGCCAACGGCAACCCGATCCCGGACTATGAGGTCACCTTTACCGTCACCCAGCCGGACGGCAGCGACAGCACCGTCACGGTGAAAACCGATGCCAACGGGATGGCTACCCTGCCGGTCACCAGTGACCAGGCGGGCACCGTCTCGGTCACCACCTCCGTGGGCGGCAAAGACGTCAGCGTCGAGCTGGGCTTCACCGCCGACAGCAGCACCGCCACCGTGGCCGACAACAGCCTGACCGCCGGCAACCCGGGCAGTACCGTCGCCGACGGCAAGGCCAGTAACCCGGTCACCCTGCCGGTGGTGGACGCCAACGGTAACCCGGTGCCGAACTATGAGGTCACCTTTACCGTGACGAAACCGGACGGCACGCAAGAGAACGTCACGGTGAAAACCGATACTAACGGCGTTGCCACCCGCCTGGTCACCAGTGACCAGGCGGGCACCGTCACCGTCACCACCTCCGTCGGCGGCAAGGACGTCAGCGTCGAGCTGGGCTTCACCGCCGACAGCAGCACCGCCACCGTGGCCGACAACAGCCTCACCGCCGGTAACGCCGGCAGCACCGTGGCCGATGGCAAAGCCAGCAACCCGGTCACCCTGCCGGTGGTCGATGCGAACGGCAACCCGGTGCCGGACTATGAGGTCACCTTTACCGTCACCCAGCCGGACGGCAGCGACAGCACCGTCACCGTCAAAACCGATGCCAACGGGATGGCTACCCTGCCGGTCACCAGTGACCAGGCGGGCACCGTCACCGTCACCACCTCCGTCGGCGGCAAGGACGTCAGCGTCGAGCTGGGCTTCACCGCCGACAGCAGCACCGCCACCGTGGCCGACAACAGCCTCACCGCCGGTAACCCGGGCAGTACCGTGGCCGACGGCAAGGCCAGCAATCCGGTCACCCTGCCGGTGGTCGATGCGAACGGTAACCCGGTGCCGGACTATGAGGTCACCTTTACCGTCACCCAGCCGGACGGCAGCGACAGCACCGTCACGGTGAAAACCGATGCCAACGGGATGGCTACCCTGCCGGTCACCAGTGACCAGGCGGGCACCGTCACCGTCACCACCTCCGTCGGCGGCAAGGACGTCAGCGTCGAGCTGGGCTTCACCGCCGACAGCAGCAGCGCGACGATTGCCGATAACAGCCTGACCACCGGCAATGCCGGCAGCACCGTCGCCGACGGTAAAGCCAGCAACCCGGTCACCCTGCCGGTGGTGGACGCCAACGGCAACCCGGTCCCGGACTATGAGGTCACCTTTACCGTCACCCAGCCGGACGGCACGCAAGAGAACGTCACGGTGAAAACCGATGCCAACGGGATGGCTACCCTGCCGGTCACCAGTGACCAGGCGGGCACCGTCACCGTCACCACCTCCGTCGGCGGCAAAGACGTCAGCGTCGAGCTGGGCTTCACCGCCGACAGCAGCACCGCCACCGTGGCCGACAACAGCCTCACCGCCGGTAACCCGGGCAGTACCGTCGCCGACGGCAAGGCCAGCAATCCGGTCACCCTGCCGGTGGTGGACGCCAACGGCAACCCGGTCCCGAACTATGAGGTCACCTTTACCGTCACCCAGCCGGACGGCACGCAAGAGAACGTCACGGTGAAAACCGATACCGGCGGGATAGCCACCCTGCCGGTCACCAGTGACCAGGCCGGCACCGTGACCGTCACCACCTCCGTGGGCGGCAAGGACGTCAGCGTCGAGCTGGGCTTCATAGCCGACAGCAGCACCCCTACGGTTACCGACAGTGCAATGACAGTCAGTAACACTGGCTACACCCTAGCAGATAGCAAGAGCAGCAATAACGTTACATTGCTGGTCACTGATGCCAACGGCAACCCGCTGCCGAACTATGAGGTCACCTTTACCACCACGAGTGTGGCTGGGGTCCCGAGCAACAACGCACTTAAAACCGACGTCAATGGGCAAGCTACCTTAGCGATTACCAGTGGCAGTGCAGGTACAGTTACTGTCTCAGCCAAGGTTGGAGAGAGAAATACCAGCGTAAAAGTCAGCTTCGTGAGTTTTGAACTTTCTCCTGCTAATAAGAAAATTGCAGAGAAAAGCTCTTACCAACTGTCGCTGTATCTCATAGATGGCAAAGGTAACAACACATTGATTAAAAACGGTATAACCTGGTCATCCGCTAATACAGGTATTGCAACTGTGAACTCGGCAGGCATAATTTCAGCGGTGGCTTCCGGCTCAGCCAATATTAAAGCTACGGGGACCTATGAAGGCATGAAGTTTGATGTCAACACCAGTTTAGAAGTTTTACCCTTAGTCTACTCAAAGGCCTATGGTGCAGCGAGAACGGGGGACCAGCAAGGTACTTTGATTATTCAGGCACCCGACTATTTCATTCCTATGACATGTGGTTGGCTTGTCGCCAATATGGGAGGAGTTGGGGGAAATGGTCCAACGAAAATCGATGTTGATAATACCGATATGTTAGCGAAGATCAAAATATTCAGTGGGTATAGTAGTGGTTGGGGTGGAATAGTTATAGGCCGACTGGTGTTTGTTTATAAGGATGGTACTAGCGTGACCTGCGGTAGTAATCCACAAGGTGATATACCTACATTAACTGAAGAGGAGTTTGTCATAAAAGATGGTTATACCATACAAGGCTATGAGGTATATGGTTCTAAAGTCATCCATCAAGTTAAATTTATTACGGCATACTCTGGGTAG